From one Trueperella pyogenes genomic stretch:
- a CDS encoding DUF3618 domain-containing protein, which yields MTDVSQKKAVDYEAPKDMPDNRTVEEVEADLQRVREELTATVNELAGKLHPDNLKAEARGFASAKFAESKEKAMNLVKDAKNGDRKALSILGAVAGVVALIVIRKIAKK from the coding sequence ATGACCGACGTGAGCCAGAAGAAGGCAGTGGACTACGAAGCCCCTAAAGACATGCCTGATAACCGCACTGTTGAGGAAGTCGAAGCAGACTTGCAGCGTGTACGCGAAGAGCTGACAGCTACCGTCAACGAACTTGCCGGCAAGCTCCACCCAGACAACCTCAAGGCCGAAGCTCGCGGCTTCGCCTCCGCAAAGTTCGCCGAAAGCAAAGAGAAAGCCATGAACCTCGTCAAAGATGCCAAGAATGGCGATAGAAAGGCGCTGTCCATTCTCGGCGCGGTGGCCGGCGTCGTCGCGCTGATCGTCATCCGAAAGATCGCCAAGAAGTAG
- a CDS encoding class C sortase, with protein MKASHRARLITRRWAFPKLTAVGSLIILLGASLALYPFVASWFSQYNQSKLIVRTAQDQRKLTSSKTRDSLAEAREYNRLLVGGVIVEADQHKAVGNVTHEGAFDYYKLLNATDSGIMGRLRIEAIDVDLPIYHGTSDATLAKGVGHLRGTALPVGGKSTRSVLTAHRGLPESTLFNELDRVDVGDTFVVETFGEVLTYKVIDTQVIDPSDTESISVVDGKDLVSLITCTPLGVNTHRILVTGERITPTPIEDIRAAGESPSIPGFPWWAAIVVAVLVAIGTNFWRAGYAEGRRKTAPAGQ; from the coding sequence ATGAAAGCCTCGCACCGCGCCCGGCTCATCACGCGCCGTTGGGCATTCCCCAAACTCACTGCCGTTGGCTCCCTCATCATCCTTCTCGGAGCTAGCCTCGCGCTCTATCCCTTCGTCGCATCTTGGTTCTCCCAGTACAACCAATCAAAGCTCATCGTCCGCACTGCACAAGATCAGCGCAAGCTCACCTCGTCAAAGACTCGCGATTCCCTCGCCGAGGCGCGCGAATACAACCGCCTCCTCGTCGGCGGAGTGATCGTCGAAGCAGACCAGCACAAAGCCGTCGGCAACGTGACCCACGAAGGCGCTTTCGACTACTACAAACTCCTCAACGCCACCGACTCGGGCATCATGGGTCGGCTCCGCATCGAGGCTATCGACGTCGACCTGCCCATCTACCACGGCACCTCCGATGCCACACTCGCCAAGGGAGTCGGGCACTTGCGTGGCACCGCCTTGCCCGTCGGCGGCAAATCCACCCGATCTGTCCTCACCGCACACCGCGGGCTGCCCGAATCCACCCTCTTCAACGAACTCGACCGAGTCGACGTCGGCGATACGTTCGTCGTTGAAACATTTGGTGAGGTACTGACGTACAAAGTGATCGATACCCAGGTGATCGACCCGTCTGACACCGAATCCATTTCGGTCGTTGACGGCAAAGATCTCGTCTCCTTGATTACGTGTACGCCTCTAGGCGTCAATACTCACAGAATCCTCGTCACCGGCGAACGCATTACACCCACCCCGATCGAAGACATCAGGGCTGCCGGTGAAAGTCCCAGCATTCCGGGTTTCCCTTGGTGGGCCGCCATCGTCGTCGCCGTGCTAGTCGCAATCGGCACAAACTTCTGGCGCGCTGGCTACGCTGAAGGGCGCCGTAAAACAGCGCCGGCCGGTCAATAG
- a CDS encoding LPXTG cell wall anchor domain-containing protein has protein sequence MITQKLYVGKNESDSKDYCLKETAAPAGYVLDPVGRTVTVKAGKDATELIEFENVKVEGPDLPLTGAQGTAIMVAAGLLLLAAGAGTVYVARRRNA, from the coding sequence GTGATCACACAAAAGCTGTACGTGGGCAAGAATGAATCAGATTCGAAGGATTACTGCCTCAAGGAGACCGCTGCTCCTGCAGGCTACGTACTGGATCCAGTTGGCAGGACGGTCACTGTGAAGGCCGGCAAGGATGCGACCGAACTCATCGAGTTCGAGAACGTCAAGGTTGAAGGTCCAGATCTTCCGCTCACCGGCGCCCAGGGCACCGCGATCATGGTCGCCGCAGGTCTTCTTCTGCTCGCTGCGGGTGCAGGTACGGTCTATGTCGCTCGTCGTCGTAATGCCTAA
- a CDS encoding BldC family transcriptional regulator → MAIETELMTPSEVATLFRVDPKTVARWADSGKLPSIRTLGGHRRFPRKEVLAVVEKLQVEGVNISLDGE, encoded by the coding sequence ATGGCTATTGAGACTGAGTTGATGACCCCTTCGGAGGTCGCCACCTTGTTTCGGGTGGATCCGAAAACCGTTGCGCGATGGGCCGATAGCGGCAAGTTGCCGTCGATCCGTACTCTCGGGGGCCATCGCAGATTTCCCCGCAAGGAAGTGCTTGCGGTTGTCGAGAAGCTCCAGGTTGAAGGAGTCAATATCTCACTTGATGGCGAGTGA
- a CDS encoding phage holin family protein: protein MTEKDTLGPQGPATLSGTGPVAPSGQSIGELVAKITAQFSALVRDEISYTKLQATAKVKKLGIGGALFAVAGVLALYMLGTLLLAAGFGFATIMPVWAAFLAVSGILLLIILLLALLGALSFKAAKKHDVDPKSGLQKDIDAVKKGIK from the coding sequence GTGACTGAAAAAGATACATTGGGGCCACAAGGCCCTGCCACCCTCTCGGGCACGGGCCCGGTTGCCCCGAGCGGCCAATCGATAGGCGAGCTCGTCGCTAAGATTACCGCTCAATTCTCCGCGCTCGTGCGCGATGAAATCTCCTACACCAAGCTTCAAGCAACAGCCAAGGTCAAGAAGCTCGGCATCGGAGGCGCGCTTTTCGCCGTCGCCGGTGTCCTCGCGCTGTATATGCTGGGCACGCTCCTCCTTGCCGCAGGATTTGGCTTTGCCACCATCATGCCGGTCTGGGCAGCATTCCTCGCCGTTTCCGGAATCCTGCTCCTCATCATCCTGCTCCTCGCCCTGCTCGGCGCCCTCAGCTTCAAGGCCGCCAAGAAGCACGACGTCGATCCCAAGAGCGGCCTCCAGAAAGACATCGACGCAGTGAAGAAGGGAATCAAATGA
- a CDS encoding L-lactate dehydrogenase: MSISTSKLSVIGAGSVGTALAYAAMIRGSAKIVALQDLNEAKVEAEVLDLAHGTQFMQSSSIIGGASQDVTADSDVVVITAGAKQNPGQTRLDLAAKNVSILESMLPGLVERSPNAVFMLVTNPVDVLTYVATKIAGLPEGRVFGSGTVLDSSRLRWLLGQRLGVSARSVHSMIIGEHGDSEFAMWSTATVGQLPLREARTPEGQAFTTAQLDEIEHEVINAAYKVIEGKGATNYAIGVSGARIVEAILGDQKAILPVSSPNHGVAGAEDVSFSVPSVVGRLGVERALPLILDEQEQARLSSSVEALRKTIKMVGY; this comes from the coding sequence ATGAGTATTTCTACTTCTAAACTGTCAGTCATTGGCGCCGGTTCGGTTGGAACGGCACTTGCGTATGCGGCGATGATCCGTGGGTCGGCCAAGATCGTCGCTCTTCAGGACCTCAACGAGGCCAAAGTCGAAGCGGAAGTTCTTGACCTTGCGCATGGCACCCAGTTCATGCAATCGTCCTCTATTATCGGTGGCGCTTCGCAGGACGTGACTGCTGATTCCGACGTCGTCGTCATCACTGCAGGCGCGAAGCAGAATCCGGGTCAGACGCGCCTGGATCTGGCGGCGAAGAACGTGTCCATTTTGGAGTCGATGCTGCCAGGGCTGGTGGAGCGTTCTCCGAACGCGGTGTTCATGCTGGTGACGAACCCAGTGGATGTGCTTACCTATGTGGCCACGAAGATCGCGGGTCTGCCGGAGGGGCGCGTGTTCGGTTCGGGCACGGTGCTCGACTCCTCGCGTTTGCGGTGGCTGCTCGGCCAGCGCCTGGGCGTGTCTGCGCGGTCAGTTCATTCGATGATTATTGGCGAGCACGGCGATTCCGAGTTTGCCATGTGGTCCACCGCCACGGTGGGGCAGCTGCCGTTGCGCGAAGCGCGCACGCCAGAAGGGCAGGCTTTCACGACCGCGCAGTTGGATGAGATCGAGCATGAGGTCATCAATGCGGCTTACAAGGTCATTGAGGGCAAGGGTGCTACGAACTACGCTATCGGCGTCTCGGGTGCGCGCATCGTGGAGGCCATTCTTGGCGATCAGAAGGCCATCCTGCCCGTGTCTTCACCCAATCACGGCGTGGCGGGCGCTGAGGATGTGTCGTTCTCTGTGCCATCGGTCGTCGGCCGTCTGGGTGTGGAGCGCGCGCTGCCACTGATCCTGGACGAGCAGGAGCAGGCGCGTTTGAGCTCGTCCGTGGAGGCGCTGCGCAAGACCATCAAGATGGTCGGATACTAG
- a CDS encoding DUF3073 domain-containing protein → MGRGRQRAKQRKVARNLKYFSPETDYEALERELTGGAEPKDEPDDYESWDKYDPESYEIPPATDEWDEDDWAPKR, encoded by the coding sequence ATGGGGCGCGGCCGTCAAAGAGCCAAGCAGCGAAAAGTCGCACGGAACCTGAAGTATTTCAGCCCGGAAACCGATTACGAGGCACTCGAAAGAGAACTCACGGGCGGTGCTGAACCCAAGGATGAGCCTGACGACTATGAATCCTGGGATAAGTACGATCCGGAATCGTACGAGATACCTCCGGCAACCGACGAATGGGACGAGGACGACTGGGCGCCTAAGCGCTAA
- the betT gene encoding choline BCCT transporter BetT produces the protein MANFQTLRRESAQMKKVVFFGSAAAILAIALWAFVGAESAAGVLGAATSWIGRWFGWFYILMATVIVVFVLYVAISRYGHLRLGPANSRPEFSTFAWASMLFAAGIGTDIMFFAVAEPISQYMAPPQVAARSIEAAEQATVWTIFHYGLTGWGMYALMGMILGYFSYRHGKRLAVRSALEPVFGKRVHGPLGDVVDIAAVLGTVFGVATTLGIGVVQINVGLEMIFGIKQGLPAQVGLIVAAVVLAAVSAVSGVARGIRILSQLNVLLAILTAAWVLIGGRTHVLLNAIVMNVGDLLAMFPGMTLDTMAFSDAEEWKGWWTLFFWAWWVAWASFVGMFLARISRGRTLRQFIVGCMTVPFLYVVMWISIFGNAALDRVIHGDDLAFAERTLEAPELGLYSLLQDMPGSGVLMLIATFVAFLFYVTSADSGALVMANLSSNLPTPRTDARPWLRIFWAAVTGVLTVAMLVVGGIPALQSATVIMGLPFAVVMVAAMIGFYRTIYRDVRRRDSQLASERYAVAGGGVGGSAGQAASWRERLATIFGQVSPVQASGYLDRVVQPALEALAAEMTAQGMPAEVVRADHELIDGMDPEALIYDRVKFAIAGEEPFVYRVVAVDAPAVVYGGRFSEDEDRSVRLEVHTSAGGQDYDVMGYSGEAIIHDLLDHFDYYQAQLRSGRTAF, from the coding sequence ATGGCGAACTTCCAGACATTGCGCCGCGAAAGTGCCCAAATGAAGAAGGTAGTGTTCTTTGGATCGGCAGCCGCGATTTTGGCGATTGCGTTGTGGGCGTTTGTGGGGGCGGAGTCGGCGGCGGGCGTGCTGGGCGCTGCGACGTCGTGGATTGGCCGCTGGTTTGGCTGGTTCTACATCTTGATGGCTACGGTCATCGTGGTTTTCGTGTTGTATGTGGCGATCTCTCGCTACGGCCATCTTCGCCTCGGCCCGGCCAACTCGCGCCCGGAGTTTTCCACTTTTGCCTGGGCGTCCATGCTCTTTGCTGCTGGTATCGGCACGGACATCATGTTTTTCGCCGTGGCTGAGCCAATTTCTCAGTACATGGCTCCGCCGCAGGTGGCGGCACGCTCGATTGAGGCCGCCGAACAGGCGACGGTGTGGACGATCTTCCATTACGGACTGACTGGTTGGGGGATGTATGCCCTCATGGGCATGATCCTGGGCTACTTCTCTTATCGTCACGGCAAGCGCCTGGCGGTTCGCTCGGCTCTTGAGCCCGTTTTCGGCAAGCGCGTCCACGGACCGCTCGGCGACGTCGTCGACATCGCCGCCGTCCTGGGCACGGTCTTTGGCGTGGCGACGACGCTGGGCATCGGCGTCGTGCAGATCAACGTCGGCTTGGAGATGATTTTCGGCATCAAGCAGGGGTTACCCGCGCAGGTGGGGCTGATTGTGGCGGCGGTAGTGCTTGCCGCGGTGTCGGCGGTGTCCGGAGTGGCGCGGGGGATCAGGATCTTATCCCAGCTCAATGTGCTGCTCGCGATCCTCACCGCAGCCTGGGTGCTGATCGGCGGGCGCACGCACGTTTTGCTGAACGCGATTGTCATGAACGTCGGTGACCTGCTGGCGATGTTCCCCGGCATGACGCTGGACACGATGGCGTTTTCCGACGCGGAAGAGTGGAAGGGTTGGTGGACGCTGTTCTTCTGGGCGTGGTGGGTTGCCTGGGCGTCGTTTGTGGGGATGTTCCTCGCGCGCATCTCCCGCGGACGCACGCTGCGGCAGTTCATCGTGGGCTGCATGACGGTCCCATTCCTCTACGTAGTCATGTGGATCTCGATCTTCGGTAACGCGGCGCTCGATCGCGTTATTCACGGCGATGACCTCGCCTTTGCCGAGCGCACCCTCGAGGCGCCCGAGTTAGGGCTCTATTCCCTGCTGCAAGATATGCCGGGGAGCGGGGTGCTGATGCTGATCGCGACGTTTGTGGCCTTCCTCTTCTACGTGACGTCGGCGGATTCGGGCGCGCTGGTGATGGCGAATCTATCCAGTAACCTGCCCACTCCGCGCACTGACGCCCGCCCCTGGCTGCGCATCTTCTGGGCGGCAGTTACCGGCGTTTTGACGGTCGCCATGCTGGTGGTGGGCGGCATCCCGGCGTTACAGTCGGCGACTGTCATCATGGGGCTGCCGTTCGCGGTGGTGATGGTGGCGGCGATGATCGGTTTCTATCGCACGATTTACCGTGATGTACGACGCCGGGACAGCCAGTTGGCCTCGGAACGTTACGCGGTCGCAGGTGGCGGCGTCGGCGGCTCGGCTGGTCAGGCGGCGTCGTGGAGGGAACGCTTGGCGACGATCTTCGGACAGGTGAGCCCGGTGCAGGCCTCAGGGTATCTGGACCGTGTGGTGCAGCCAGCTTTGGAGGCGTTAGCTGCGGAAATGACCGCACAGGGGATGCCAGCGGAGGTCGTCCGCGCGGACCATGAACTGATCGACGGTATGGACCCGGAGGCTCTGATATACGACCGGGTTAAGTTCGCTATCGCGGGTGAGGAACCGTTTGTGTACCGGGTCGTGGCGGTGGATGCGCCGGCCGTCGTCTACGGTGGCCGCTTTTCGGAGGACGAGGATCGGTCGGTGCGCTTGGAGGTACACACGTCGGCCGGCGGGCAAGATTACGACGTGATGGGATACTCCGGCGAGGCAATCATCCACGATCTGCTGGATCATTTTGATTACTACCAGGCCCAGCTGAGATCGGGCAGGACGGCGTTCTAG
- a CDS encoding sterol carrier family protein, with product MRRRIDEAEGMGLVRSYALGRSLSEPELRTAVRFALEEFGARHPGRSVEIRIPWVGAVQAIAGPVHTRGAPPNVVEMDGRTWLDVAIGRPVEERKISSSGTRADLSPYLPLFGPAQLVA from the coding sequence ATGAGACGACGTATCGATGAGGCCGAGGGCATGGGGCTGGTGCGCTCCTATGCCCTCGGCCGTTCGCTGTCCGAACCGGAGCTTCGGACAGCCGTCCGGTTCGCGCTGGAGGAATTTGGCGCTCGTCATCCGGGGCGCAGCGTGGAGATCCGGATCCCGTGGGTGGGGGCTGTCCAGGCGATTGCCGGGCCGGTTCATACGCGAGGGGCGCCGCCGAACGTCGTGGAGATGGATGGGCGCACGTGGCTGGATGTGGCGATTGGTCGGCCGGTGGAGGAGCGGAAGATCTCGAGCTCGGGAACGCGTGCGGATTTGAGCCCGTATTTGCCGCTATTTGGGCCAGCGCAGCTCGTCGCCTAG
- a CDS encoding helix-turn-helix transcriptional regulator translates to MPYQCLLQEIGISHEAGDAYFDGIRLNRIPSDPAIIEELISAGLARQTDEGLIFLSASATMRTMLNEREEALARARLLLADLVSFETLVNQGFKFSSSDADIHQWHERVTFSAEKSLYVFDRPPYLSVSNHIAPATETLEEREVEMKAIYQRSQLVSDEFVSVIKESIAHGEIARINDHLPFRMLIADHRIALIMWKSQSLTRSILVTDYTIIELLTNLFFDIWKRSFEIRLPSTEDAFTTPSSNSVDILSLLALGIPDGAIAKRLRISERTVGRRIKELADSLGVDTRFQIGVEAARRGLI, encoded by the coding sequence ATGCCCTATCAATGCTTACTCCAAGAAATTGGTATCTCTCATGAAGCGGGAGATGCATACTTCGACGGTATACGGCTGAACCGTATCCCATCCGATCCCGCCATCATTGAGGAATTGATCAGCGCTGGCCTCGCCCGGCAAACTGACGAGGGTCTCATTTTCCTTTCCGCCTCGGCCACAATGCGCACGATGCTCAACGAACGCGAGGAGGCTCTGGCCCGCGCCCGCCTGCTCCTGGCCGACCTCGTGAGTTTCGAGACGTTGGTCAACCAGGGCTTCAAGTTCTCCAGTTCCGACGCCGACATCCACCAGTGGCACGAACGCGTCACTTTTTCTGCCGAGAAGTCCCTCTACGTTTTTGACCGGCCGCCTTACCTATCCGTCTCAAACCACATCGCTCCCGCCACGGAAACCTTGGAAGAACGTGAGGTTGAGATGAAGGCGATCTATCAGCGCTCCCAGCTGGTCTCGGACGAATTCGTGAGCGTCATCAAAGAATCGATTGCCCATGGCGAAATCGCACGCATCAATGACCATCTGCCGTTCCGCATGCTCATCGCCGACCACAGGATCGCGCTGATCATGTGGAAATCGCAAAGTCTCACCCGTTCGATACTCGTCACTGATTACACCATTATCGAGTTGCTGACCAACCTCTTCTTCGATATCTGGAAGCGCTCCTTTGAGATACGTCTGCCCTCCACCGAAGACGCATTCACCACACCCAGCTCTAACTCGGTGGATATTCTCAGCCTCCTCGCCCTCGGCATCCCGGACGGCGCCATCGCGAAAAGACTGCGAATCTCAGAGCGCACGGTCGGCAGACGTATCAAAGAGCTAGCCGACTCCCTGGGTGTGGATACCCGCTTCCAAATCGGTGTGGAAGCGGCCCGCCGCGGCCTTATCTGA
- a CDS encoding Cna B-type domain-containing protein, with amino-acid sequence MKTRTTGAVAAVLILILAIFSPTAAYAHGKDFGLQGDAAGLVYDFEVSPTRINHNDDFKVSLRFSGGQNEDENREGFIKPGSKIVVPITAGTGAQAVSKLLTPDLSYNGKKIADVDVTSSSISITFTRDVEKLHDVRGFLNVVMTGLNAERGTTRTLKVGNTTVSVAHNRGGDRGVFAGKTGLLYGDSNPGYVTWFLRANINGDSYPGGDVDIADVLGAGQQLDGHGIKIGLHWGGQHRSQYDLRWNSINDFLNDRNYGAYAGTTIDFNQSDGKIAIHIPESVINGKEFSFTYDAKIMDDTQEEFTNTATFDFYENQKKDRIVDTYTVRNPKASGGIEGKTTASLNLDKILKDSRTPVPGVRFKVERQDKGALFPNKTETSKTLITNDKGQIREKGFKPGTLVITEVGAPEGIVFDPQKVIKLEIELKAGDHKTFKDVINQVKKTSVKVTKAWADAEDRDHLRPRSVKIQLLADGKPVEGKVLTLPQNGKWEGSFTDLNAYKPGFTAKDKINYSVKELDVPSGYTPKVTGNQTTGFTVTNTHTPNTVGVEGVKTWDDANNQDGLRPASIQVQLLANGKPHGDPVEVKADEKGAWKYSFVDLPKFAEGKQIVYSVAEVKVPEGYVSKTDGMNLKNTHKPATVSIPVEKSWADSDNQDRKRPDSVVVRLKADGQLVDGKVLKLTKDNAWKGEFSGLPAKKDGRPVVYTVVEDKVDGYISKVENVDGVVKVTNTYTPETVSVEGVKTWDDANNQDGLRPVSIQVQLLANGKPHGDPVEVKADEKGEWKYSFTDLPKFAEGKQIVYSVAEVKVPEGYVSKTDGMNLKNAHKPATVSVEGTKTWDDANNQDGKRPESITIRLLKNGVEADSRTVTAAQKWAWSFTDLPKFDKGQEIVYTITEDAVSGYSAKMAGYNVTNTYTPGKTSVGVAKSWQDGHDQDGLRPESVQVQLLADGKPVEGKVLTLKAANNWAGTFTELEEFKAGKKIAYSVAEVSVPKGYTSQVAGDATRGYTVTNTHTPAVTAIPVLKVWDDADNKDGLRPDSITVRLLANGKPVEGQSLTLTKDNAWKGQFAELPANKGGMPVEYSVVEDKVDGYTSKVESDAGVVKVTNTHTPKADAPALAFTGATVGGLAGAALLSLLTGMAFVLVNRRKKS; translated from the coding sequence ATGAAAACTAGGACAACGGGAGCAGTAGCTGCCGTACTGATTTTGATTCTGGCGATATTCTCGCCCACCGCCGCGTACGCGCACGGCAAAGATTTCGGTTTGCAGGGAGACGCGGCAGGGTTGGTCTATGACTTCGAAGTCAGCCCGACCAGAATTAATCATAATGATGATTTCAAAGTGTCTCTCAGATTTTCAGGCGGGCAAAACGAAGATGAAAACCGTGAAGGATTCATTAAACCCGGTAGCAAGATCGTTGTTCCGATCACAGCAGGAACTGGTGCTCAGGCAGTGTCTAAACTGCTCACTCCTGATCTGAGCTACAACGGAAAAAAGATCGCTGACGTGGATGTCACTAGTAGTAGCATCAGTATTACTTTCACTCGTGACGTTGAGAAGTTGCACGATGTCCGTGGATTTTTAAATGTTGTCATGACTGGTTTGAATGCTGAACGAGGTACGACGCGTACTCTCAAGGTAGGTAACACTACTGTTAGCGTGGCACATAATAGAGGAGGAGACCGCGGGGTTTTCGCAGGAAAAACTGGTCTGCTCTATGGGGATAGTAATCCGGGTTATGTGACGTGGTTCCTTCGTGCGAACATTAACGGTGACTCGTATCCAGGTGGTGACGTGGATATTGCTGACGTTCTTGGGGCTGGGCAACAGTTGGATGGCCACGGAATTAAAATCGGCCTGCACTGGGGCGGGCAGCATAGATCACAATATGATCTCAGATGGAACTCCATTAATGATTTTCTCAACGATCGCAATTATGGTGCATATGCGGGCACGACGATTGACTTCAACCAAAGCGATGGCAAAATAGCAATTCACATCCCAGAATCAGTGATCAACGGTAAAGAATTCTCCTTTACTTACGACGCCAAGATCATGGATGATACTCAGGAAGAGTTCACGAATACTGCTACTTTTGATTTCTACGAGAATCAGAAGAAAGACCGTATCGTAGATACTTATACTGTCCGGAACCCGAAAGCATCGGGAGGTATTGAAGGTAAGACTACGGCTTCATTGAATCTCGATAAGATTCTGAAGGACTCAAGGACCCCCGTTCCGGGTGTTCGGTTTAAGGTTGAGCGTCAAGATAAGGGAGCCCTCTTCCCTAACAAGACCGAAACATCGAAAACCTTGATTACGAACGATAAGGGTCAGATTCGCGAAAAGGGATTTAAACCTGGAACGCTCGTCATTACTGAGGTTGGCGCGCCTGAGGGTATCGTATTTGACCCGCAAAAGGTGATAAAGCTTGAAATCGAACTTAAGGCTGGTGATCATAAGACCTTCAAGGACGTGATCAACCAGGTTAAGAAAACCAGCGTAAAGGTCACCAAGGCGTGGGCGGACGCGGAGGATCGGGATCACCTGCGGCCGCGGTCTGTCAAGATCCAGCTGCTTGCCGATGGCAAGCCAGTCGAGGGCAAGGTTTTGACGTTGCCTCAGAATGGCAAGTGGGAAGGCTCCTTCACCGACCTTAATGCCTACAAGCCCGGTTTTACGGCCAAGGACAAGATTAATTATTCCGTCAAAGAACTTGATGTGCCTTCTGGCTACACGCCTAAGGTGACGGGCAATCAGACTACCGGCTTTACCGTGACCAATACGCATACTCCGAACACGGTCGGCGTTGAGGGTGTGAAGACCTGGGACGATGCCAACAATCAGGATGGTCTGCGTCCGGCGTCGATTCAGGTGCAGTTGCTCGCCAACGGTAAGCCGCATGGTGATCCGGTTGAGGTGAAGGCTGACGAGAAGGGTGCGTGGAAGTACTCCTTTGTAGATTTGCCGAAGTTTGCCGAGGGCAAGCAGATTGTCTATTCGGTCGCTGAGGTCAAGGTCCCAGAGGGCTATGTTTCTAAGACCGACGGGATGAACTTGAAGAACACCCACAAGCCTGCAACCGTGTCGATCCCTGTGGAGAAGTCTTGGGCCGACAGCGATAACCAAGATCGCAAGCGTCCTGATTCCGTCGTCGTTCGTTTGAAGGCTGACGGCCAGCTGGTTGACGGCAAGGTGCTGAAGCTGACCAAGGACAATGCTTGGAAGGGCGAGTTCTCTGGCTTGCCCGCGAAGAAGGACGGCAGGCCGGTTGTCTACACCGTTGTTGAGGACAAGGTCGATGGCTACATCTCGAAGGTGGAGAATGTCGACGGCGTCGTGAAGGTGACTAACACCTACACCCCGGAAACGGTGTCGGTTGAGGGTGTGAAGACCTGGGATGATGCCAATAACCAGGATGGTCTGCGTCCGGTGTCGATTCAGGTGCAGTTGCTCGCCAATGGTAAGCCTCATGGTGATCCGGTTGAGGTGAAGGCTGACGAGAAAGGCGAGTGGAAGTACTCGTTTACAGATTTGCCGAAGTTTGCCGAGGGTAAGCAGATTGTCTACTCGGTCGCTGAGGTCAAGGTCCCAGAGGGCTATGTTTCTAAGACCGACGGGATGAATCTGAAGAACGCCCACAAGCCTGCAACCGTGTCGGTTGAGGGCACCAAGACGTGGGACGACGCGAATAACCAGGATGGAAAGCGTCCGGAGTCGATTACCATTCGTTTGTTGAAGAATGGCGTGGAGGCTGACTCCCGCACTGTGACTGCCGCACAGAAGTGGGCCTGGAGCTTCACCGATCTGCCCAAGTTCGATAAGGGCCAGGAGATTGTTTACACGATCACTGAGGACGCGGTTTCTGGTTACAGTGCCAAGATGGCTGGCTACAACGTGACGAACACCTACACGCCGGGCAAGACCTCGGTTGGTGTGGCCAAGTCCTGGCAGGATGGGCACGATCAGGACGGCTTGCGCCCGGAGTCCGTTCAGGTGCAGCTGCTCGCAGACGGCAAGCCAGTCGAGGGCAAGGTGCTCACTCTGAAGGCTGCTAACAACTGGGCTGGCACCTTTACTGAGCTTGAGGAATTCAAGGCCGGTAAGAAGATTGCCTACTCAGTTGCTGAGGTGAGCGTGCCCAAGGGTTACACTTCCCAAGTGGCTGGAGACGCTACGCGCGGCTACACCGTCACGAACACCCACACTCCGGCTGTAACGGCAATTCCAGTCCTCAAGGTGTGGGACGACGCCGACAACAAGGACGGGCTGCGCCCAGACTCGATCACCGTGCGTCTGCTGGCAAACGGCAAGCCGGTAGAGGGACAAAGCCTGACGCTCACCAAGGACAACGCCTGGAAGGGGCAGTTCGCTGAGCTTCCCGCCAACAAGGGCGGTATGCCGGTTGAATACAGTGTCGTCGAGGACAAGGTCGATGGCTACACCTCGAAGGTGGAGAGCGACGCCGGCGTCGTGAAGGTGACGAATACCCACACGCCGAAGGCGGATGCGCCCGCGTTGGCATTCACCGGCGCAACGGTTGGCGGCCTCGCTGGCGCAGCCTTGCTCAGTCTGCTGACTGGAATGGCATTCGTGCTAGTGAACCGACGCAAGAAGAGCTAG